A region of Candidatus Hydrogenedens sp. DNA encodes the following proteins:
- the ispG gene encoding flavodoxin-dependent (E)-4-hydroxy-3-methylbut-2-enyl-diphosphate synthase, giving the protein MRNIIHTRKPTHPVKVRNCVIGGGANVAIQAMTNTNTEDVEATANQVAELFIAGAEMVRITVNTPKSAKCVPEIRKRLEDMGLDVPLIGDFHYNGHLLLSKYPACAEALDKYRINPGNVGVKDKKSIHFSQICSIAKDFNKPIRIGVNIGSLDPELVSQKMEANAKSKSPITSEEIYDECMLLSALNSVEEAVNLGLAQEQIVISCKSSSPLQLIRVYRSLSERTRQPLHLGLTEAGAGIRGIVWSATAMGLLLSEGIGDTIRVSLTPTPDSDRREEVYVAQEILQSLGIRQFAPQIISCPGCGRTSSMVFQEIAEIVRDYVRKQLPLWRKQFPGVEKMNIAVMGCVVNGPGESRFANIGISLPGNGEHPQCPLYIDGKKVATLTGTAQELARQFITYIEDYVKTSYSNKSRG; this is encoded by the coding sequence AGAAATATTATTCATACACGAAAACCAACACATCCTGTGAAAGTTCGAAATTGCGTAATTGGAGGAGGTGCGAATGTAGCCATTCAGGCGATGACTAATACAAACACTGAGGATGTGGAAGCCACTGCAAACCAGGTTGCTGAACTTTTCATCGCAGGTGCTGAGATGGTTCGTATCACGGTGAACACACCGAAGTCTGCGAAATGTGTTCCCGAGATACGGAAACGATTAGAAGATATGGGGTTAGATGTACCACTTATTGGTGATTTTCATTATAATGGGCATTTATTATTATCAAAATATCCAGCCTGTGCGGAGGCATTAGATAAATACCGTATCAATCCAGGGAATGTTGGTGTAAAAGATAAAAAAAGTATTCACTTTTCACAGATTTGCAGTATTGCAAAAGATTTTAATAAGCCGATTCGAATTGGTGTTAACATAGGTTCATTAGACCCAGAATTGGTATCCCAGAAGATGGAAGCAAACGCAAAATCAAAATCGCCCATCACGAGTGAAGAAATTTACGATGAGTGTATGCTTCTATCAGCCCTAAATTCAGTAGAAGAAGCAGTTAATTTGGGACTTGCACAGGAACAAATTGTTATTTCTTGTAAAAGCAGTTCACCGTTACAGTTGATACGGGTGTATCGTTCCCTTTCGGAACGAACGCGTCAGCCACTGCACCTAGGTTTAACTGAAGCAGGGGCAGGTATACGAGGTATTGTTTGGTCTGCCACAGCAATGGGATTATTACTTTCAGAGGGGATAGGAGATACGATACGGGTTAGTTTAACACCAACACCAGACAGTGACCGAAGAGAAGAGGTGTATGTGGCACAAGAAATCCTACAATCATTGGGGATTCGCCAATTTGCCCCACAGATTATTTCGTGTCCAGGATGTGGGAGAACTTCCAGTATGGTATTTCAGGAAATTGCGGAAATAGTTCGTGATTATGTACGTAAACAACTCCCTCTGTGGCGTAAACAATTTCCTGGGGTAGAAAAGATGAATATAGCAGTTATGGGGTGTGTTGTTAATGGACCTGGGGAATCGCGCTTTGCAAATATTGGAATAAGTCTTCCTGGTAATGGCGAGCATCCACAATGCCCTCTCTACATCGATGGGAAAAAGGTGGCAACCCTTACGGGTACTGCTCAAGAGCTTGCACGCCAATTCATTACATATATCGAAGACTATGTTAAAACTTCTTATTCCAACAAAAGCAGGGGGTGA
- a CDS encoding uroporphyrinogen decarboxylase family protein yields MKPRERVIAVIKHKKPDRIPISAWIGEKFEDEINQVFSSVENFEDHYEFDFAYLSGGPPVFKKQEENELLQFLTQQDKVPAPIDILDLPIHDPDDTDAYQELIRQIQHHKEGRDRFTYVHVSGFFNFFCNYFSPHGQVTNMIETPDEITELYNRLLKWNITFSMNCLDLGIDMIHVSENWTLNKNIMFGSDIWEQFIYPYHKKFTETIKKRNAFISLHSTGSITDILEAIADLRYDVVHPLSTSENISLEEQKRKYSNKYIFMGGLEIPSTNNSKDYFELQTEVNHILTTFKDGGLLFCTNHHIDPPFTIGEVKAIYDYVYQRIRELSTE; encoded by the coding sequence GTGAAACCGAGGGAAAGAGTAATTGCAGTGATAAAACATAAAAAGCCTGACCGAATACCTATTTCTGCATGGATTGGAGAAAAATTTGAAGATGAAATAAATCAAGTGTTCAGTTCAGTTGAAAATTTTGAGGACCATTACGAGTTTGATTTTGCCTATCTTTCTGGCGGACCACCTGTATTTAAAAAGCAAGAAGAAAACGAGCTACTTCAATTTCTAACGCAACAAGACAAAGTTCCAGCTCCTATTGATATTTTAGACCTGCCTATACACGACCCTGATGATACAGATGCCTATCAAGAATTAATTCGCCAAATTCAACACCATAAAGAGGGTCGAGACCGTTTTACTTATGTTCATGTATCAGGATTTTTCAACTTTTTCTGTAATTATTTTTCCCCCCATGGACAAGTAACGAATATGATTGAAACACCAGATGAAATTACCGAACTATATAATCGACTATTAAAGTGGAATATTACATTTTCTATGAACTGCTTGGACTTAGGTATTGATATGATTCACGTCTCAGAAAACTGGACTTTAAATAAAAATATAATGTTCGGCAGTGATATTTGGGAACAATTTATCTATCCTTACCATAAGAAATTTACTGAGACTATCAAAAAACGAAATGCTTTCATCAGCCTTCATAGCACAGGGAGCATCACAGATATTTTAGAAGCAATTGCTGATTTAAGATATGATGTCGTTCATCCATTGAGTACCTCTGAAAATATATCGTTAGAAGAGCAAAAAAGAAAATATTCAAATAAGTATATCTTTATGGGTGGATTAGAGATACCATCTACAAATAATTCCAAAGATTATTTTGAATTACAGACAGAAGTGAATCATATATTAACAACGTTCAAAGATGGCGGTTTATTGTTTTGCACAAACCATCATATTGACCCACCTTTCACCATCGGCGAAGTTAAAGCCATTTATGACTATGTCTATCAACGTATCAGAGAGTTGTCAACAGAGTAA